The following proteins are encoded in a genomic region of Zea mays cultivar B73 chromosome 9, Zm-B73-REFERENCE-NAM-5.0, whole genome shotgun sequence:
- the LOC541808 gene encoding protein phosphatase type-2C isoform X2: MVIYLSTPKTDKVSEDGENDKLKFGLSSMQGWRATMEDAHSALLDLDNDTASFGVFDGHGGKVVAKFCAKYLHIEVLHTEAYAAGDLGAAVHRAYLRMDEMMRGQRGWQELQALGDKINQFTGITEGLIWSPKASDSNDRHDDWAFEEGPHSDFTGPNCGSTACVALVRNRQLVVANAGDSRCVISRNGQAYNLSRDHKPELEAERERIQSAGGYIKMGHVNGSLNLSRAIGDMELKQNKFLSPDKQILTANPDINIVELCDDDEFIVLACDGIWDCMSSQQLVDFIREHINTEESLSAVCEGVLDRCLAPSTMGGEGCDNMTMILVQFKKPFAQVKDASDAEQLTGDAGCSETQ, from the exons ATGGTGATTTACCTTAGCACACCAAAAACCGACAAGGTATCCGAAGATGGGGAAAACGATAAACTTAAATTCGGACTTTCATCTATGCAAGGGTGGCGTGCAACTATGGAAGACGCT CACTCGGCTTTGCTAGATCTTGACAATGACACTGCATCCTTTGGTGTTTTTGATGGACATGGAG gaaaagtagttgccaaattctGTGCAAAATATCTACACATAGAAGTTCTCCATACCGAAGCCTATGCTGCTGGTGACCTGGGTGCTGCTGTCCACAGAGCTTACTTAAG AATGGATGAAATGATGCGGGGTCAAAGAGGATGGCAGGAACTCCAAGCACTTGGAGATAAGATAAATCAGTTCACTGGCATAACAGAAGGCTTGATTTGGTCCCCTAAAGCAAGTGATTCAAATGATAGACATGATGATTGGGCTTTCGAGGAG GGACCACACTCTGACTTTACTGGGCCAAATTGTGGGAGTACAGCATGTGTAGCATTAGTGAGAAATAGGCAACTCGTTGTGGCAAATGCTGGTGACTCCCGCTGCGTCATCTCAAGGAATGGCCAG GCATACAATTTGTCAAGAGACCATAAACCAGAGCTTGAGGCAGAGAGAGAAAGGATACAAAGTGCTGGGGGTTACATTAAAATGGGGCATGTAAATGGAAGTTTAAACTTGTCAAGAGCTATTG GAGACATGGAGCTTAAACAAAACAAGTTCTTGTCCCCTGATAAGCAAATTTTGACCGCAAACCCTGACATAAACATT GTCGAGCTATGTGACGACGACGAATTCATTGTTTTAGCATGTGATGGCATTTG GGACTGCATGTCAAGCCAGCAGTTGGTTGATTTCATCCGTGAACATATAAACACA GAGGAAAGCCTTTCTGCAGTATGTGAAGGAGTGCTTGATAGATGCCTGGCTCCATCGACCATGGGTGGCGAGGGATGCGATAACATGACGATGATCTTGGTGCAGTTCAAGAAGCCATTTGCTCAGGTAAAGGATGCCAGTGATGCGGAACAACTAACTGGAGATGCGGGATGCTCTGAGACCCAGTGA
- the LOC541808 gene encoding protein phosphatase type-2C isoform 2 (isoform 2 is encoded by transcript variant 2), producing MLVGFTQSPLRCFLCQVQSLTNLPFTPLSLPLFPVGDALARSSAARSSATSASVCQVFVVRSPSTGAQQPGTSGRMVIYLSTPKTDKVSEDGENDKLKFGLSSMQGWRATMEDAHSALLDLDNDTASFGVFDGHGGKVVAKFCAKYLHIEVLHTEAYAAGDLGAAVHRAYLRMDEMMRGQRGWQELQALGDKINQFTGITEGLIWSPKASDSNDRHDDWAFEEGPHSDFTGPNCGSTACVALVRNRQLVVANAGDSRCVISRNGQAYNLSRDHKPELEAERERIQSAGGYIKMGHVNGSLNLSRAIGDMELKQNKFLSPDKQILTANPDINIVELCDDDEFIVLACDGIWDCMSSQQLVDFIREHINTEESLSAVCEGVLDRCLAPSTMGGEGCDNMTMILVQFKKPFAQVKDASDAEQLTGDAGCSETHGAEENDSDKQI from the exons ATGCTTGTCGGGTTCACCCAATCACCCCTGCGCTGCTTCCTTTGTCAGGTTCAGTCGCTCACCAATCTGCCGTTCACACCTCTCTCGCTGCCTTTATTTCCTGTTGGCGACGCTCTCGCCAGGTCTTCGGCGGCCCGTTCGTCGGCGACTAGCGCCTCCGTTTGCCAGGTCTTCGTCGTCCGTTCGCCGTCGACTGGTGCCCAGCAG CCAGGTACATCTGGAAGAATGGTGATTTACCTTAGCACACCAAAAACCGACAAGGTATCCGAAGATGGGGAAAACGATAAACTTAAATTCGGACTTTCATCTATGCAAGGGTGGCGTGCAACTATGGAAGACGCT CACTCGGCTTTGCTAGATCTTGACAATGACACTGCATCCTTTGGTGTTTTTGATGGACATGGAG gaaaagtagttgccaaattctGTGCAAAATATCTACACATAGAAGTTCTCCATACCGAAGCCTATGCTGCTGGTGACCTGGGTGCTGCTGTCCACAGAGCTTACTTAAG AATGGATGAAATGATGCGGGGTCAAAGAGGATGGCAGGAACTCCAAGCACTTGGAGATAAGATAAATCAGTTCACTGGCATAACAGAAGGCTTGATTTGGTCCCCTAAAGCAAGTGATTCAAATGATAGACATGATGATTGGGCTTTCGAGGAG GGACCACACTCTGACTTTACTGGGCCAAATTGTGGGAGTACAGCATGTGTAGCATTAGTGAGAAATAGGCAACTCGTTGTGGCAAATGCTGGTGACTCCCGCTGCGTCATCTCAAGGAATGGCCAG GCATACAATTTGTCAAGAGACCATAAACCAGAGCTTGAGGCAGAGAGAGAAAGGATACAAAGTGCTGGGGGTTACATTAAAATGGGGCATGTAAATGGAAGTTTAAACTTGTCAAGAGCTATTG GAGACATGGAGCTTAAACAAAACAAGTTCTTGTCCCCTGATAAGCAAATTTTGACCGCAAACCCTGACATAAACATT GTCGAGCTATGTGACGACGACGAATTCATTGTTTTAGCATGTGATGGCATTTG GGACTGCATGTCAAGCCAGCAGTTGGTTGATTTCATCCGTGAACATATAAACACA GAGGAAAGCCTTTCTGCAGTATGTGAAGGAGTGCTTGATAGATGCCTGGCTCCATCGACCATGGGTGGCGAGGGATGCGATAACATGACGATGATCTTGGTGCAGTTCAAGAAGCCATTTGCTCAGGTAAAGGATGCCAGTGATGCGGAACAACTAACTGGAGATGCGGGATGCTCTGAGACCCA TGGGGCCGAGGAGAATGACTCTGACAAGCAGATATAG
- the LOC541808 gene encoding protein phosphatase type-2C isoform 1 (isoform 1 is encoded by transcript variant 1), with translation MVIYLSTPKTDKVSEDGENDKLKFGLSSMQGWRATMEDAHSALLDLDNDTASFGVFDGHGGKVVAKFCAKYLHIEVLHTEAYAAGDLGAAVHRAYLRMDEMMRGQRGWQELQALGDKINQFTGITEGLIWSPKASDSNDRHDDWAFEEGPHSDFTGPNCGSTACVALVRNRQLVVANAGDSRCVISRNGQAYNLSRDHKPELEAERERIQSAGGYIKMGHVNGSLNLSRAIGDMELKQNKFLSPDKQILTANPDINIVELCDDDEFIVLACDGIWDCMSSQQLVDFIREHINTEESLSAVCEGVLDRCLAPSTMGGEGCDNMTMILVQFKKPFAQVKDASDAEQLTGDAGCSETHGAEENDSDKQI, from the exons ATGGTGATTTACCTTAGCACACCAAAAACCGACAAGGTATCCGAAGATGGGGAAAACGATAAACTTAAATTCGGACTTTCATCTATGCAAGGGTGGCGTGCAACTATGGAAGACGCT CACTCGGCTTTGCTAGATCTTGACAATGACACTGCATCCTTTGGTGTTTTTGATGGACATGGAG gaaaagtagttgccaaattctGTGCAAAATATCTACACATAGAAGTTCTCCATACCGAAGCCTATGCTGCTGGTGACCTGGGTGCTGCTGTCCACAGAGCTTACTTAAG AATGGATGAAATGATGCGGGGTCAAAGAGGATGGCAGGAACTCCAAGCACTTGGAGATAAGATAAATCAGTTCACTGGCATAACAGAAGGCTTGATTTGGTCCCCTAAAGCAAGTGATTCAAATGATAGACATGATGATTGGGCTTTCGAGGAG GGACCACACTCTGACTTTACTGGGCCAAATTGTGGGAGTACAGCATGTGTAGCATTAGTGAGAAATAGGCAACTCGTTGTGGCAAATGCTGGTGACTCCCGCTGCGTCATCTCAAGGAATGGCCAG GCATACAATTTGTCAAGAGACCATAAACCAGAGCTTGAGGCAGAGAGAGAAAGGATACAAAGTGCTGGGGGTTACATTAAAATGGGGCATGTAAATGGAAGTTTAAACTTGTCAAGAGCTATTG GAGACATGGAGCTTAAACAAAACAAGTTCTTGTCCCCTGATAAGCAAATTTTGACCGCAAACCCTGACATAAACATT GTCGAGCTATGTGACGACGACGAATTCATTGTTTTAGCATGTGATGGCATTTG GGACTGCATGTCAAGCCAGCAGTTGGTTGATTTCATCCGTGAACATATAAACACA GAGGAAAGCCTTTCTGCAGTATGTGAAGGAGTGCTTGATAGATGCCTGGCTCCATCGACCATGGGTGGCGAGGGATGCGATAACATGACGATGATCTTGGTGCAGTTCAAGAAGCCATTTGCTCAGGTAAAGGATGCCAGTGATGCGGAACAACTAACTGGAGATGCGGGATGCTCTGAGACCCA TGGGGCCGAGGAGAATGACTCTGACAAGCAGATATAG
- the LOC541808 gene encoding protein phosphatase type-2C isoform X1 has product MLVGFTQSPLRCFLCQVQSLTNLPFTPLSLPLFPVGDALARSSAARSSATSASVCQVFVVRSPSTGAQQPGTSGRMVIYLSTPKTDKVSEDGENDKLKFGLSSMQGWRATMEDAHSALLDLDNDTASFGVFDGHGGKVVAKFCAKYLHIEVLHTEAYAAGDLGAAVHRAYLRMDEMMRGQRGWQELQALGDKINQFTGITEGLIWSPKASDSNDRHDDWAFEEGPHSDFTGPNCGSTACVALVRNRQLVVANAGDSRCVISRNGQAYNLSRDHKPELEAERERIQSAGGYIKMGHVNGSLNLSRAIGDMELKQNKFLSPDKQILTANPDINIVELCDDDEFIVLACDGIWDCMSSQQLVDFIREHINTEESLSAVCEGVLDRCLAPSTMGGEGCDNMTMILVQFKKPFAQVKDASDAEQLTGDAGCSETQ; this is encoded by the exons ATGCTTGTCGGGTTCACCCAATCACCCCTGCGCTGCTTCCTTTGTCAGGTTCAGTCGCTCACCAATCTGCCGTTCACACCTCTCTCGCTGCCTTTATTTCCTGTTGGCGACGCTCTCGCCAGGTCTTCGGCGGCCCGTTCGTCGGCGACTAGCGCCTCCGTTTGCCAGGTCTTCGTCGTCCGTTCGCCGTCGACTGGTGCCCAGCAG CCAGGTACATCTGGAAGAATGGTGATTTACCTTAGCACACCAAAAACCGACAAGGTATCCGAAGATGGGGAAAACGATAAACTTAAATTCGGACTTTCATCTATGCAAGGGTGGCGTGCAACTATGGAAGACGCT CACTCGGCTTTGCTAGATCTTGACAATGACACTGCATCCTTTGGTGTTTTTGATGGACATGGAG gaaaagtagttgccaaattctGTGCAAAATATCTACACATAGAAGTTCTCCATACCGAAGCCTATGCTGCTGGTGACCTGGGTGCTGCTGTCCACAGAGCTTACTTAAG AATGGATGAAATGATGCGGGGTCAAAGAGGATGGCAGGAACTCCAAGCACTTGGAGATAAGATAAATCAGTTCACTGGCATAACAGAAGGCTTGATTTGGTCCCCTAAAGCAAGTGATTCAAATGATAGACATGATGATTGGGCTTTCGAGGAG GGACCACACTCTGACTTTACTGGGCCAAATTGTGGGAGTACAGCATGTGTAGCATTAGTGAGAAATAGGCAACTCGTTGTGGCAAATGCTGGTGACTCCCGCTGCGTCATCTCAAGGAATGGCCAG GCATACAATTTGTCAAGAGACCATAAACCAGAGCTTGAGGCAGAGAGAGAAAGGATACAAAGTGCTGGGGGTTACATTAAAATGGGGCATGTAAATGGAAGTTTAAACTTGTCAAGAGCTATTG GAGACATGGAGCTTAAACAAAACAAGTTCTTGTCCCCTGATAAGCAAATTTTGACCGCAAACCCTGACATAAACATT GTCGAGCTATGTGACGACGACGAATTCATTGTTTTAGCATGTGATGGCATTTG GGACTGCATGTCAAGCCAGCAGTTGGTTGATTTCATCCGTGAACATATAAACACA GAGGAAAGCCTTTCTGCAGTATGTGAAGGAGTGCTTGATAGATGCCTGGCTCCATCGACCATGGGTGGCGAGGGATGCGATAACATGACGATGATCTTGGTGCAGTTCAAGAAGCCATTTGCTCAGGTAAAGGATGCCAGTGATGCGGAACAACTAACTGGAGATGCGGGATGCTCTGAGACCCAGTGA